In Arthrobacter sp. B3I4, the following proteins share a genomic window:
- the pyk gene encoding pyruvate kinase encodes MRRAKIVATFGPAIASFENTLAVLEAGVDVARMNMSHGDYSVHDNTYENVRKAAGQLGKAVAIMADLQGPKIRLGRFVDGPHLLAVGDTFTITTEDVPGTKDICSTTLKSLTEDVKPGDALLIDDGKVALRAIDVDDVKVVAQVIVGGYVSNNKGINLPGVAVNVPALSEKDEDDLRWAMRRGVDMVALSFVRDASDIKRVHEIMDEEGRRVPVIAKIEKPQAVEQLPEIIDAFDAIMVARGDLGVELPLEEVPIVQKRAVELARRWAKPVIVATQVLESMIDNPRPTRAEASDCANAVLDGADAVMLSGETSVGKFPIETVKTMARIIESTEVHGLERVPPLGTKPKTRGGAITRAAVEIADQLDAKYICTFTQSGDSARRLSRLRPTRPVFAFTPVEHVWNQLALTWGIQPMLVPMVGHTDAMTAQVDRNLLEMDLVSDGDMVVIAAGSPPGKAGSTNMLKVHRVGDLADAGSQGGNGVTKDKLGPWPEKKKKNSKN; translated from the coding sequence ATGAGACGCGCTAAAATTGTGGCCACTTTCGGACCGGCGATCGCGAGCTTCGAGAACACGCTCGCCGTGCTGGAAGCCGGCGTCGACGTGGCCCGGATGAACATGAGCCACGGGGATTACTCGGTCCACGACAACACGTATGAGAACGTGCGTAAGGCCGCCGGGCAGCTTGGCAAGGCCGTGGCGATCATGGCCGACCTGCAGGGTCCGAAGATCCGCCTCGGCCGCTTCGTCGACGGGCCGCACCTGCTCGCCGTCGGTGACACCTTCACGATCACCACGGAGGATGTCCCGGGCACCAAGGACATTTGCTCCACGACACTCAAGAGCCTCACCGAGGACGTCAAGCCCGGCGACGCGCTGCTGATCGACGACGGCAAGGTTGCCCTGCGCGCCATCGACGTCGACGACGTCAAGGTCGTCGCGCAGGTCATCGTGGGCGGCTACGTATCGAATAACAAGGGCATCAACCTGCCCGGCGTGGCCGTCAACGTGCCGGCGCTGAGCGAAAAGGACGAGGACGACCTGCGCTGGGCCATGCGCCGCGGCGTCGATATGGTCGCCCTTTCCTTCGTCCGCGACGCCTCGGACATCAAGCGCGTCCACGAGATCATGGACGAAGAGGGCCGGCGCGTGCCGGTGATCGCCAAGATCGAAAAGCCGCAGGCCGTGGAACAGCTCCCCGAAATCATCGACGCCTTCGACGCCATCATGGTCGCCCGCGGCGACCTCGGCGTGGAGCTGCCGCTGGAGGAAGTGCCGATCGTGCAGAAGCGTGCCGTCGAGCTCGCCCGCCGCTGGGCCAAGCCGGTCATCGTCGCCACCCAGGTGCTGGAATCGATGATCGACAACCCGCGCCCGACGCGCGCCGAGGCTTCCGACTGCGCGAACGCCGTGCTCGACGGTGCGGACGCGGTTATGCTCTCCGGTGAGACCAGCGTGGGCAAGTTCCCGATCGAGACCGTCAAGACCATGGCCCGGATCATCGAATCCACCGAGGTCCACGGCCTGGAGCGCGTCCCCCCGCTGGGCACCAAACCCAAGACCCGCGGCGGCGCCATCACCCGTGCCGCCGTCGAAATTGCCGACCAGCTGGATGCGAAGTACATCTGTACCTTTACCCAGTCCGGTGACTCCGCCCGCCGCCTGTCGCGTCTGCGGCCGACCCGTCCGGTGTTCGCCTTCACGCCGGTGGAGCACGTCTGGAACCAGCTCGCGCTGACCTGGGGCATCCAGCCGATGCTGGTCCCGATGGTGGGCCACACCGATGCCATGACCGCGCAGGTGGACCGCAACCTGCTCGAGATGGATCTGGTCTCGGACGGTGACATGGTGGTCATCGCCGCCGGTTCGCCTCCCGGAAAGGCCGGTTCCACCAACATGCTCAAGGTCCACCGGGTCGGCGACCTCGCCGACGCCGGCAGCCAGGGCGGCAACGGCGTCACCAAGGACAAGCTGGGCCCGTGGCCGGAAAAGAAAAAGAAGAACAGCAAGAACTAG
- a CDS encoding glutamate synthase subunit beta — MADPRGFLKVRQRETQPRRPVPVRIMDWKEVYEAQEKGVLKAQAGRCMDCGVPFCHQGCPLGNLIPEWNDLIWRDKGEEAIERLHATNNFPEFTGRLCPAPCEASCVLGINQPAVTIKQVEVSIADQAFDNGFVTPLPPARLTGKTVAVVGSGPAGLAAAQQLTRVGHTVAVYERDDKIGGLLRYGIPDFKMEKEHVDRRLDQMKAEGTRFRAGVEVGKDVTWEQLRRRYDAIVVATGATVPRDLPIPGRELEGVHFAMDYLVPANRAVAGETVENQINAAGKHVVILGGGDTGADCLGTAHRHHAASVTTLAIGKQPSAERAAHQPWPTFPTLFEVASAHEEGGERTYLASTVEFVGEDGKLTGVKVAETEFVDGKRVPKAGTERIIPADLVFLALGFTGAEPAGITEQVHAEFDGRGNVARDGYYMTNTEGVFVAGDAGRGQSLIVWAIAEGRACAAAVDKFLMGSTILPAPVAPTDRAIAVL, encoded by the coding sequence GTGGCTGATCCACGCGGATTTCTGAAAGTACGCCAGCGTGAAACCCAGCCGCGCCGTCCCGTTCCGGTCCGCATCATGGACTGGAAAGAGGTGTACGAAGCCCAGGAGAAGGGTGTCCTGAAGGCCCAGGCCGGCCGCTGCATGGACTGCGGCGTGCCGTTCTGCCACCAGGGCTGCCCGCTGGGCAACCTGATCCCAGAGTGGAACGACCTGATCTGGCGGGACAAGGGGGAGGAAGCGATCGAGCGGCTGCACGCCACGAACAACTTCCCCGAATTCACCGGCCGGCTCTGCCCGGCGCCCTGTGAGGCGTCCTGCGTGCTGGGCATCAACCAGCCCGCCGTGACCATCAAGCAGGTCGAGGTGTCCATTGCGGACCAGGCGTTCGACAACGGCTTCGTCACGCCGCTGCCGCCGGCACGCCTGACCGGCAAGACGGTCGCCGTCGTCGGCTCCGGCCCGGCCGGGCTCGCTGCCGCGCAGCAGCTGACCCGGGTCGGCCACACCGTCGCCGTCTATGAGCGCGACGACAAGATCGGCGGGCTGCTGCGGTACGGCATCCCCGATTTCAAGATGGAAAAAGAACACGTGGACCGCCGCCTGGACCAGATGAAGGCCGAAGGCACCCGCTTCCGGGCCGGCGTCGAGGTCGGCAAGGACGTGACCTGGGAGCAGCTGCGCCGGCGGTACGACGCCATTGTGGTCGCCACGGGAGCCACCGTGCCGCGTGACCTGCCGATCCCGGGCCGCGAGCTAGAGGGTGTGCACTTCGCGATGGACTACCTTGTCCCCGCCAACCGCGCCGTGGCCGGTGAGACGGTGGAGAACCAGATCAACGCGGCCGGCAAGCACGTGGTGATCCTCGGCGGCGGCGACACCGGCGCGGACTGCCTGGGCACCGCCCACCGGCATCACGCGGCGTCGGTGACCACGCTGGCGATCGGCAAGCAGCCGTCCGCCGAGCGCGCCGCGCACCAGCCGTGGCCGACGTTCCCCACCCTGTTCGAGGTGGCCAGCGCGCACGAGGAAGGCGGCGAACGGACCTACCTGGCCTCCACCGTCGAGTTCGTCGGCGAGGACGGCAAGCTGACCGGGGTGAAGGTCGCCGAGACCGAGTTCGTGGACGGCAAGCGCGTCCCCAAGGCCGGCACCGAGCGGATCATTCCGGCCGATCTGGTCTTCCTGGCCCTGGGCTTCACCGGCGCGGAGCCGGCTGGCATCACCGAGCAGGTGCACGCCGAATTCGACGGCCGCGGCAACGTGGCCCGGGACGGCTACTACATGACCAACACCGAGGGCGTCTTCGTTGCCGGGGACGCCGGCCGCGGGCAGTCCCTGATCGTCTGGGCGATCGCCGAGGGCCGCGCGTGCGCCGCAGCGGTGGACAAGTTCCTGATGGGAAGCACCATTCTTCCGGCGCCCGTTGCGCCGACCGACCGGGCAATCGCGGTCCTGTAG